In a single window of the Nocardiopsis composta genome:
- a CDS encoding TIGR03086 family metal-binding protein, whose product MSEISERYRVRAAEFTRRVEAVPEGGWDAPSPCEGWTARDVLDHMLDNHRDMPGYAGLKLDLPRTAADDPKKAWAEAVAAMQDLLDDPERAGKEYDGYFGRTGIEKTIDEFLGADLVVHAWDIARATGQDEALPAEEVHRLWTQAHEWGDAIRMEGICGPEVPVSDDASEQDRLLAFFGRKP is encoded by the coding sequence ATGAGCGAGATCTCCGAGCGATACCGTGTCCGCGCCGCCGAGTTCACCCGCCGCGTGGAGGCCGTCCCCGAGGGCGGCTGGGACGCCCCGTCGCCCTGCGAGGGGTGGACCGCCCGCGACGTGCTCGACCACATGCTGGACAACCACCGCGACATGCCCGGCTACGCGGGCCTGAAGCTGGACCTCCCGCGCACCGCCGCCGATGATCCGAAAAAGGCCTGGGCCGAGGCGGTCGCCGCGATGCAGGACCTGCTGGACGACCCGGAGCGGGCGGGCAAGGAGTACGACGGGTACTTCGGCCGCACCGGCATCGAGAAGACCATCGACGAGTTCCTCGGCGCCGACCTGGTCGTCCACGCCTGGGACATCGCCCGGGCCACGGGCCAGGACGAGGCGCTCCCCGCCGAGGAAGTCCACAGGCTGTGGACGCAGGCCCACGAGTGGGGCGACGCCATCCGCATGGAGGGCATCTGCGGCCCGGAGGTCCCCGTCTCGGACGACGCCTCGGAGCAGGACCGCCTGCTGGCCTTCTTCGGCCGGAAGCCCTGA
- a CDS encoding response regulator transcription factor, which produces MTDIQSQPPVRVLLVDDDALVRSGLVLMLGGAPDVEVVGEAGDGSEVMDLVRRTRPDVVLMDIRMPGTDGLEATEALRALPDAPEVIILTTFDTDEHVLRALRAGAAGFLLKDTRPEEIVAALRRLRSGEPVLSPAVTRRLIAHVTGPADETTARRRRARERLAALSEREREVAAAIGRGASNAEIAAGLYMSLPTVKTHVSRILTKLDLNNRVQIALLASDAADDGA; this is translated from the coding sequence ATGACCGACATCCAGTCCCAGCCTCCTGTCCGCGTGCTGCTCGTCGACGACGACGCCCTGGTCCGGTCCGGGCTGGTGCTGATGCTCGGCGGGGCGCCGGACGTCGAGGTGGTCGGCGAGGCCGGCGACGGCTCCGAGGTCATGGACCTGGTACGGCGGACCCGCCCGGACGTGGTGCTGATGGACATCCGGATGCCGGGCACCGACGGGCTGGAGGCGACCGAGGCGCTGCGCGCGCTGCCGGACGCGCCCGAGGTCATCATCCTCACCACGTTCGACACCGACGAGCACGTGCTGCGCGCGCTGCGCGCCGGAGCCGCCGGGTTCCTGCTGAAGGACACCCGGCCGGAGGAGATCGTCGCCGCGCTGCGCCGGCTGCGCTCCGGAGAGCCGGTGCTCTCCCCGGCGGTCACCCGGCGGCTCATCGCGCACGTCACCGGCCCGGCCGACGAGACCACCGCCCGCCGCCGCCGGGCCCGGGAGCGGCTCGCCGCGCTCAGCGAGCGGGAGCGCGAGGTCGCCGCGGCCATCGGGCGCGGCGCCTCCAACGCGGAGATCGCCGCCGGCCTCTACATGAGCCTGCCCACGGTGAAGACGCACGTCTCCCGGATCCTCACCAAGCTGGACCTGAACAACAGGGTGCAGATCGCGCTGCTGGCCAGCGACGCCGCCGACGACGGGGCCTGA
- a CDS encoding sensor histidine kinase, whose protein sequence is MEQRRARRRTAREWALDVLAFLFAVGWAGLVVLAYELDDAPLATPGWAAVADFYGWAAGCLLLWARRSRPVPVALATVLLSAVSGTAAGAMLVALYGAAVRRPPRTALLLGLLSVACGAANTLIWRDLTLPVWGNLLFGAVLTAVISFSVIGWGLLVGARRRLIGSLRERAVRAEREAELQAEQVRLAEREARLLAEQARRAERERITREMHDALGHRLSLLSVHAGALAYRTDASREEVAQAAGVIRESAHQALQDLREVIGMLRSAEEDDGAGAERPQPTLAGVEELVAESADAGMRVRLDRRLDGADAERAPGTLARSAYRIVQEALTNARKHAPGAEVAVVLEGGREEGLTVEVASGPADGDAPRLPAGSGQGLIGLAERAALVGGRLEHGPTPDGGFRVAAWLPWPS, encoded by the coding sequence ATGGAGCAGCGGCGCGCGCGGCGCAGGACCGCGCGGGAGTGGGCACTGGACGTGCTGGCGTTCCTGTTCGCGGTGGGCTGGGCCGGGCTGGTGGTACTGGCCTACGAGCTCGACGACGCCCCGTTGGCCACGCCCGGCTGGGCGGCGGTCGCCGACTTCTACGGCTGGGCCGCCGGCTGCCTGCTGCTGTGGGCCCGCCGCAGCCGGCCGGTGCCGGTCGCCCTGGCCACGGTGCTGCTCTCCGCGGTCTCCGGCACGGCCGCCGGGGCGATGCTGGTGGCGCTGTACGGCGCCGCGGTGCGCCGGCCGCCGCGCACCGCGCTCCTACTGGGCCTGCTCTCGGTCGCCTGCGGCGCGGCCAACACGCTCATCTGGCGCGACCTCACCCTTCCGGTCTGGGGCAACCTGCTGTTCGGCGCGGTGCTCACCGCGGTCATCTCGTTCTCGGTGATCGGCTGGGGGCTGCTGGTCGGCGCGCGGCGGCGGCTGATCGGCTCGCTGCGCGAACGGGCGGTGCGCGCCGAGCGGGAGGCGGAGCTCCAGGCCGAGCAGGTGCGGCTGGCCGAGCGGGAGGCCCGGCTCCTCGCCGAGCAGGCCCGGCGGGCCGAGCGGGAGCGCATCACCCGGGAGATGCACGACGCCCTCGGGCACCGGCTGTCCCTGCTCAGCGTGCACGCCGGCGCGCTGGCCTACCGCACCGACGCCTCGCGCGAGGAGGTGGCGCAGGCCGCCGGGGTGATCCGGGAGAGCGCCCACCAGGCCCTGCAGGACCTGCGCGAGGTGATCGGCATGCTCCGCTCCGCCGAGGAGGACGACGGCGCCGGCGCCGAGCGCCCGCAGCCGACCCTGGCCGGGGTCGAGGAGCTGGTGGCGGAGTCCGCGGACGCGGGCATGCGGGTCCGCCTGGACCGCCGGCTCGACGGCGCGGACGCCGAGCGGGCCCCGGGCACGCTGGCCCGCAGCGCGTACCGGATCGTCCAGGAGGCGCTGACCAACGCCCGCAAGCACGCCCCGGGCGCCGAGGTGGCGGTGGTCCTGGAGGGCGGCCGCGAGGAGGGGCTGACCGTGGAGGTCGCCTCCGGCCCCGCCGACGGGGACGCGCCGCGCCTCCCGGCCGGCTCCGGCCAGGGCCTGATCGGCCTGGCCGAGCGCGCCGCCCTGGTCGGCGGCCGCCTGGAGCACGGCCCCACCCCGGACGGCGGCTTCCGAGTGGCGGCCTGGCTGCCCTGGCCGTCCTGA
- a CDS encoding family 2B encapsulin nanocompartment shell protein, translated as MTEQLESESGTQGGEAAQPRLSLGTAAARNLATTTKTPPQMQEISSRWLLRLLPWVRTAGGTYRVNRRLSCVVGDGRVTFTNTGSEISVVPQELRELPLLRGFEEDAPLADLAGRFEQREYAAGEPIVQAGDAAEHVHLIAHGKANEIGTGEFGDPVVLETLVGGDHFGDLSLVGEHDRWEITVKAVAPTTVLSLPRSEFQEVAENCPELREHVAAFLAGRDTPRNDHGEAAIDMSSGHTGEPDLPGTFVDYELSPREYELSVAQTVLRVHTRVADLYNEPMNQVGEQLRLTIEALRERQEHEMVNNREFGLLHNADLSQRIPTRTGPPTPDDMDELLSLVWKDPAFFLAHPRAIAAFGRECSERGIYPQSVEYAGHHVPAWRGVPIFPCNKIPVSSTRTSSIMLMRAGEENQGVVGLNQTGLPDEYEPGVSVRFMGINEKAIISYLVSTYYSAAVLVPDALGVLEHVEIGREGS; from the coding sequence GTGACCGAGCAGCTCGAATCCGAGAGCGGCACGCAGGGCGGCGAGGCCGCGCAGCCCCGACTCAGCCTGGGGACCGCGGCCGCGCGCAACCTGGCGACGACCACCAAGACCCCGCCGCAGATGCAGGAGATCTCCTCGCGGTGGCTGCTGCGCCTGCTGCCCTGGGTGCGCACCGCCGGCGGCACCTACCGGGTGAACCGCCGGCTCAGCTGCGTGGTGGGCGACGGCCGGGTCACCTTCACCAACACCGGGAGCGAGATCTCGGTGGTCCCGCAGGAGCTGCGCGAGCTGCCGCTGCTCCGCGGCTTCGAGGAGGACGCCCCGCTCGCCGACCTCGCCGGCCGCTTCGAGCAGCGGGAGTACGCGGCGGGCGAGCCCATCGTGCAGGCGGGCGACGCGGCCGAGCACGTCCACCTGATCGCGCACGGCAAGGCCAACGAGATCGGCACCGGCGAGTTCGGCGACCCCGTGGTGCTGGAGACCCTGGTCGGCGGCGACCACTTCGGCGACCTCTCGCTCGTCGGCGAGCACGACCGGTGGGAGATCACCGTCAAGGCCGTCGCCCCGACCACCGTGCTCTCCCTGCCCCGCTCGGAGTTCCAGGAGGTCGCCGAGAACTGCCCGGAGCTGCGCGAGCACGTCGCGGCGTTCCTCGCCGGCCGGGACACCCCGCGCAACGACCACGGCGAAGCCGCTATCGACATGTCCTCCGGGCACACCGGCGAGCCCGACCTGCCCGGCACCTTCGTCGACTACGAGCTCTCCCCGCGCGAGTACGAGCTGAGCGTCGCGCAGACCGTGCTGCGCGTGCACACCCGGGTCGCCGACCTCTACAACGAGCCGATGAACCAGGTCGGCGAGCAGCTCCGGCTGACCATCGAGGCGCTGCGCGAGCGCCAGGAGCACGAGATGGTCAACAACCGCGAGTTCGGCCTGCTGCACAACGCCGACCTGTCGCAGCGCATCCCCACCCGCACCGGGCCGCCCACCCCCGACGACATGGACGAGCTGCTCAGCCTGGTGTGGAAGGACCCCGCGTTCTTCCTCGCCCACCCGCGCGCCATCGCCGCGTTCGGCCGGGAGTGCTCCGAGCGCGGCATCTACCCGCAGAGCGTGGAGTACGCCGGGCACCACGTCCCGGCCTGGCGCGGGGTGCCGATCTTCCCGTGCAACAAGATCCCGGTCTCCTCCACCCGGACCTCCTCGATCATGCTGATGCGCGCCGGGGAGGAGAACCAGGGCGTGGTCGGCCTGAACCAGACCGGCCTGCCCGACGAGTACGAGCCCGGGGTGTCCGTGCGCTTCATGGGCATCAACGAGAAGGCGATCATCTCCTACCTGGTCAGCACCTACTACTCGGCCGCGGTGCTGGTGCCCGACGCGCTGGGGGTCCTGGAGCACGTGGAGATCGGCCGGGAAGGCTCCTGA
- a CDS encoding terpene synthase family protein, with protein MHPYEIPAFYTPHPARLNPHAEAARAHSRSWTEEMGILDDTGPDGSPVWTRAKYEAHDFPLLAAYTHPDCSEEVLGLVSDWYVWVFYFDDHFLEMFKRGRDREAARAYLAGLRAFMPLDPAAEVPETSAPVERALADLWRRTAPPMSADWRERFLGYTRNLTDESLRELVSIASGEVANPIDYLQMRRRAGGAEWSAGLVEAALGAELPARVARTRPLRVITDAFADAAGMHNDVYSYQREVEEEGELDNGVLVMDTFFGCGPQRAAEIMRDVVGSRMRQIENTAATELPALFAEHGLDAGECGRVLRYVKGLQEWFSGTDEWHLRSGRYPGAAAAGAAGAAGGPPEAAGLGTAAVRAAATLSLGARALAAAHAPVPRTPAEPVRVPEFAMPYPHRVSPHLEAVRAHARDWARRTGLLDGPVWDEAAFEAADYPRFAALTHPWADRGTLELVCGWHLWAFYLDDLFVQDFKVPRNIAGARAYLEALPAFMPPDPAAAPAPADPAQRGLADLWRRTAPVLPEAARREFPGLVRAFTESWLWELANDVQHRVPDPIDYIEMRRRTAGTAFWLALARLALPAGEGGPVPGEFLSSDQVRSLTESWSDIGPLRNDIASFRKEMEEEAEVNNGVLVAQRFFGTTAQQGADVLAAAADARLREFDRAARHDVPALCTELGLGGDARSRVDRYIGALRLWLAGHREWTLTTGRYRAAGPRRLPALDRLLHGPRGLGTSAARPPGPRPLETRLDGRCAP; from the coding sequence ATGCACCCCTATGAGATCCCGGCGTTCTACACGCCGCACCCCGCGCGGCTGAACCCGCACGCCGAGGCCGCGCGGGCCCACTCCAGATCCTGGACGGAGGAGATGGGCATCCTCGACGACACCGGCCCGGACGGCTCCCCCGTCTGGACCCGGGCGAAGTACGAGGCGCACGACTTCCCGCTGCTGGCCGCCTACACCCACCCGGACTGCTCCGAGGAGGTCCTGGGGCTGGTCTCCGACTGGTACGTGTGGGTGTTCTACTTCGACGACCACTTCCTGGAGATGTTCAAGCGCGGCCGGGACCGCGAGGCCGCCCGGGCCTACCTGGCCGGGCTGCGCGCCTTCATGCCGCTCGACCCGGCGGCGGAGGTCCCGGAGACCTCCGCCCCGGTCGAGCGGGCCCTGGCCGACCTGTGGCGGCGCACCGCGCCGCCGATGTCGGCCGACTGGCGCGAGCGGTTCCTCGGCTACACCCGCAACCTGACCGACGAGTCGCTGCGCGAGCTGGTCTCGATCGCCTCGGGCGAGGTCGCCAACCCCATCGACTACCTGCAGATGCGCCGCCGCGCCGGGGGCGCCGAGTGGTCAGCCGGGCTGGTCGAGGCGGCGCTCGGCGCGGAGCTGCCGGCCCGGGTGGCCCGCACCCGCCCGCTGCGGGTGATCACCGACGCGTTCGCCGACGCCGCGGGGATGCACAACGACGTCTACTCCTACCAGCGCGAGGTGGAGGAGGAGGGCGAGCTGGACAACGGCGTCCTGGTGATGGACACCTTCTTCGGCTGCGGCCCGCAGCGCGCCGCGGAGATCATGCGCGACGTGGTCGGCTCCCGGATGCGGCAGATCGAGAACACCGCCGCCACCGAGCTGCCGGCGCTCTTCGCCGAGCACGGCCTGGACGCCGGGGAGTGCGGCCGGGTGCTGCGCTACGTGAAGGGCCTGCAGGAGTGGTTCTCCGGCACCGACGAGTGGCACCTGCGCTCCGGGCGCTACCCGGGCGCGGCCGCCGCGGGCGCCGCGGGCGCCGCGGGCGGGCCGCCGGAGGCCGCCGGACTGGGCACCGCGGCGGTGCGCGCCGCCGCGACGCTCTCCCTGGGGGCGCGCGCCCTCGCCGCGGCGCACGCCCCGGTACCGCGCACCCCGGCCGAGCCGGTGCGGGTCCCCGAGTTCGCCATGCCCTACCCGCACCGGGTCAGCCCGCACCTGGAGGCGGTCCGGGCGCACGCCCGCGACTGGGCGCGCCGGACGGGCCTGCTGGACGGCCCGGTCTGGGACGAGGCGGCCTTCGAGGCCGCGGACTACCCACGGTTCGCCGCGCTCACCCACCCCTGGGCCGACCGCGGCACGCTGGAGCTGGTCTGCGGCTGGCACCTGTGGGCCTTCTACCTGGACGACCTGTTCGTGCAGGACTTCAAGGTGCCGCGGAACATCGCCGGGGCCCGCGCCTACCTGGAGGCGCTCCCGGCGTTCATGCCGCCGGACCCGGCGGCCGCCCCCGCCCCGGCCGACCCGGCCCAGCGCGGCCTCGCCGACCTGTGGCGGCGGACCGCGCCGGTACTGCCGGAGGCGGCCCGGCGGGAGTTCCCCGGCCTGGTCCGGGCGTTCACCGAGTCCTGGCTGTGGGAGCTGGCCAACGACGTCCAGCACCGCGTCCCGGACCCGATCGACTACATCGAGATGCGCCGCCGCACCGCCGGCACCGCGTTCTGGCTGGCGCTGGCCCGGCTGGCGCTCCCCGCCGGGGAGGGCGGGCCGGTCCCCGGGGAGTTCCTCTCCTCCGACCAGGTCCGCTCGCTGACCGAGTCGTGGTCCGACATCGGGCCGCTCCGCAACGACATCGCCTCGTTCCGCAAGGAGATGGAGGAGGAGGCCGAGGTCAACAACGGGGTGCTGGTGGCGCAGCGGTTCTTCGGCACCACCGCGCAGCAGGGCGCCGACGTGCTCGCGGCCGCGGCCGACGCCCGGCTCCGCGAGTTCGACCGGGCCGCCCGGCACGACGTCCCGGCGCTCTGCACCGAGCTCGGCCTCGGCGGGGACGCCCGGTCCCGGGTGGACCGCTACATCGGGGCGCTGCGGCTGTGGCTCGCCGGGCACCGGGAGTGGACGCTGACCACCGGCCGCTACCGGGCGGCCGGACCCCGCCGGCTCCCGGCCCTCGACCGCCTGCTGCACGGCCCGCGCGGCCTGGGCACCTCCGCCGCCCGGCCGCCCGGACCGCGCCCCCTTGAAACCCGACTGGACGGACGGTGCGCCCCATGA
- a CDS encoding family 2B encapsulin nanocompartment shell protein, which translates to MTLTPETDAAGAPDGGTAPRQSLDTGAARKLATTTKTPPQTRETSPRWLLRMLPWVEVRGGAYRVNRRLTHRVGDGRVPVVGGRSDPRPLPAGLRELAVLRGLDEGSAGGMAALSAVADAFTAVRYRPGEVIAEAGRPADRVLLIAHGRVRRTRAGEHGDPVVLGTMAAEEVTGSAALGDGGAWPETLRAATPCTVLELARDAFRRLRDRSALLDRQVRAAAGAPPPAGNKYGEAPIAVAAGHTGEPGIPGTFVDYDPAPREYTLGIAQTVLRVHTRVSDLYGEPMDQQEQQIRLTVQALRERQEHDLVNDPGFGLLHSAAPGQRIPARNGPPTPDDLDDLLCRRRRSDLFLAHPAAIAAFGRECSRRGVLPGTAEVAGRTVTAWRGVPLLPCDKIPVSRTRTTSVLVMRTGEEDSGVVGLHRTGLPDEYEPGVSVRRMDIGGQAVRRFLITSYHSAAVLVPDALGVLEGVELGR; encoded by the coding sequence ATGACCCTCACCCCGGAGACGGACGCCGCCGGCGCCCCCGACGGCGGAACGGCCCCGCGGCAGAGCCTCGACACCGGGGCCGCGCGGAAACTCGCCACCACCACCAAGACGCCCCCGCAGACCCGGGAGACCTCGCCGCGCTGGCTGCTGCGGATGCTGCCGTGGGTGGAGGTGCGCGGCGGCGCCTACCGGGTGAACCGGCGGCTCACCCACCGGGTCGGCGACGGCCGCGTCCCGGTGGTCGGCGGTCGCTCCGACCCCCGCCCGCTCCCGGCCGGGCTGCGCGAGCTGGCCGTGCTGCGCGGGCTGGACGAGGGGTCGGCCGGGGGCATGGCCGCGCTGTCCGCGGTCGCCGACGCCTTCACCGCCGTGCGGTACCGCCCCGGCGAGGTGATCGCCGAGGCCGGCCGCCCCGCCGACCGGGTGCTGCTGATCGCGCACGGCCGGGTCCGCCGGACCCGGGCCGGCGAGCACGGCGACCCGGTGGTGCTGGGCACCATGGCCGCGGAGGAGGTGACCGGCTCCGCCGCGCTCGGCGACGGAGGGGCCTGGCCGGAGACGCTGCGCGCCGCCACCCCGTGCACCGTGCTGGAGCTGGCCCGGGACGCCTTCCGCCGGCTGCGCGACCGGTCCGCGCTGCTGGACCGGCAGGTGCGCGCCGCCGCCGGGGCCCCGCCCCCGGCCGGCAACAAGTACGGGGAGGCCCCGATCGCGGTGGCCGCCGGGCACACCGGCGAGCCCGGCATCCCGGGGACCTTCGTCGACTACGACCCGGCCCCGCGGGAGTACACGCTCGGCATCGCGCAGACCGTGCTGCGCGTGCACACCCGGGTCTCCGACCTGTACGGCGAACCGATGGACCAGCAGGAGCAGCAGATCCGGCTGACCGTCCAGGCGCTGCGCGAGCGCCAGGAGCACGACCTGGTCAACGACCCCGGCTTCGGGCTGCTGCACAGCGCCGCCCCCGGGCAGCGCATCCCGGCGCGGAACGGCCCGCCCACCCCCGACGACCTGGACGACCTGCTGTGCCGGCGGCGCAGGTCGGACCTGTTCCTGGCGCACCCGGCGGCGATCGCCGCGTTCGGCCGGGAGTGCAGCCGGCGCGGCGTGCTCCCGGGCACCGCCGAGGTCGCCGGGCGCACCGTCACCGCCTGGCGCGGGGTGCCGCTGCTGCCCTGCGACAAGATCCCGGTCAGCCGGACCCGGACCACCTCGGTGCTGGTGATGCGGACCGGCGAGGAGGACTCCGGGGTGGTCGGGCTGCACCGCACCGGGCTGCCCGACGAGTACGAGCCGGGGGTGTCCGTGCGGCGGATGGACATCGGCGGCCAGGCCGTCCGGCGGTTCCTCATCACCTCCTACCACTCCGCCGCCGTGCTGGTCCCCGACGCCCTCGGCGTGCTGGAGGGGGTCGAACTCGGCCGCTGA
- a CDS encoding family 2 encapsulin nanocompartment cargo protein polyprenyl transferase, with protein MTAIDSATEPAAGPDATARTAPEILTDARDLVEPALREAATGLPDPMHRIAGYHFGWCDAEGRPASGDGGKALRPALVLLAAEAVGGTARAALPAAVAVELVHNFSLLHDDVMDGDTTRRHRPTAWSVFGPSPAVLAGDALLTLAFEVLASDGGPRAAEAGRMLGAAVQALVGGQAADLSFERRNDVGLDECTAMACGKTGALLGCCTALGALLGGAERARVDALLDFGADMGLAFQIADDLLGIWGDPAATGKPVHSDLRSRKKSLPVVAALTSGTDAGERLGALLAGEGPMTDATAARAADLVEAAGGRAWCEARAAELLNRSSAALDAAALREAPRRELTALARLAAHRDG; from the coding sequence GTGACCGCCATCGACTCCGCCACCGAGCCGGCCGCCGGCCCGGACGCCACCGCCCGCACCGCGCCCGAGATCCTGACGGACGCCCGCGACCTGGTCGAGCCCGCGCTGCGCGAGGCCGCGACCGGGCTGCCCGACCCGATGCACCGCATCGCCGGATACCACTTCGGCTGGTGCGACGCCGAAGGGCGCCCCGCCTCCGGGGACGGCGGGAAGGCGCTCCGCCCCGCCCTGGTGCTGCTGGCCGCGGAGGCGGTCGGCGGCACCGCCCGCGCGGCGCTGCCCGCCGCCGTCGCGGTGGAGCTGGTGCACAACTTCTCGCTGCTGCACGACGACGTGATGGACGGCGACACCACGCGCCGGCACCGGCCCACCGCGTGGAGCGTGTTCGGCCCGAGCCCCGCGGTGCTCGCCGGGGACGCCCTGCTCACCCTCGCCTTCGAGGTGCTGGCCTCCGACGGCGGTCCGCGCGCCGCGGAGGCCGGGCGGATGCTGGGCGCGGCGGTGCAGGCGCTGGTCGGCGGGCAGGCCGCCGACCTGTCCTTCGAACGCCGCAACGACGTCGGCCTGGACGAGTGCACCGCCATGGCCTGCGGCAAGACCGGAGCGCTGCTCGGCTGCTGCACCGCGCTCGGCGCACTGCTCGGCGGCGCCGAGCGGGCCCGGGTGGACGCGCTGCTCGACTTCGGCGCGGATATGGGCCTGGCCTTCCAGATCGCCGACGACCTGCTCGGCATCTGGGGCGACCCGGCGGCCACCGGCAAACCGGTCCACTCCGACCTGCGCAGCCGGAAGAAGTCGCTGCCGGTCGTCGCCGCGCTGACCTCGGGGACCGACGCCGGCGAGCGGCTGGGCGCCCTGCTGGCCGGGGAGGGCCCGATGACCGACGCGACCGCGGCCCGCGCCGCGGACCTGGTGGAGGCCGCCGGAGGCCGGGCCTGGTGCGAGGCGCGGGCGGCGGAACTGCTGAACCGCTCCTCGGCCGCACTCGACGCCGCCGCCCTCCGCGAGGCGCCCCGCAGAGAACTGACGGCCCTGGCCCGCCTGGCCGCGCACCGCGATGGCTGA
- the ispH gene encoding 4-hydroxy-3-methylbut-2-enyl diphosphate reductase gives MPTSDFDDADGAPPRVLVADALLPADGPAVPCPAGVLLAGELARAGIAHRSGPVPLPGPGTPAGVLAAVFDGPGGGAAGLGAAADPGDPGAWAAARAAFDAWRSVAGVPRRVLLAAPRSFCAGVERAVEAVERALERHGPPVYVRKQIVHNARVVAELEERGAVFVDELDAVPEGAVTVFSAHGVSPAVRDEAERRRLGVIDATCPLVAKVHAEARRFAGRGDTVVLIGHAGHEEVEGTLGEAPERTVLVESAEQAAALEVAAPGRVSYLTQTTLAVDETAGVVDALRDRFPALRGPDSADICYATTNRQEALAAIAAETDLVLVVGSGNSSNSVRLVELAERHGTPARLIDGPADIRPGRLAGVSSIGLTASASAPPALVEEVLSALRGLGPLSVTEHETTRETVRFTLPSPVRRG, from the coding sequence ATGCCCACCAGCGACTTCGACGACGCCGACGGAGCGCCCCCTCGGGTGCTCGTCGCCGACGCCCTGCTGCCCGCGGACGGTCCCGCGGTGCCCTGCCCGGCGGGGGTGCTGCTCGCCGGGGAGCTCGCTCGAGCCGGCATCGCGCACCGCAGCGGCCCGGTCCCGCTCCCCGGCCCCGGCACCCCTGCGGGGGTGCTGGCCGCGGTGTTCGACGGCCCCGGCGGCGGGGCGGCCGGGCTGGGCGCGGCCGCGGACCCGGGCGACCCCGGCGCCTGGGCGGCCGCCCGCGCGGCGTTCGACGCGTGGCGGTCGGTGGCCGGTGTGCCGCGCCGGGTGCTGCTCGCCGCGCCGCGCTCGTTCTGCGCCGGGGTGGAGCGGGCCGTGGAGGCGGTCGAGCGCGCCCTGGAGCGGCACGGTCCGCCGGTGTACGTGCGCAAGCAGATCGTGCACAACGCCCGGGTCGTCGCCGAGCTGGAGGAGCGCGGTGCGGTCTTCGTGGACGAGCTGGACGCCGTCCCGGAGGGCGCGGTGACGGTGTTCTCCGCGCACGGGGTCTCCCCCGCGGTGCGCGACGAGGCCGAGCGGCGCCGGCTCGGGGTGATCGACGCGACCTGCCCGCTGGTCGCCAAGGTGCACGCCGAGGCCCGGCGGTTCGCCGGCCGGGGGGACACCGTCGTGCTCATCGGCCACGCCGGACACGAGGAGGTGGAGGGCACGCTGGGCGAGGCCCCGGAGCGGACGGTGCTGGTGGAGAGCGCCGAGCAGGCCGCGGCCCTGGAGGTGGCCGCCCCGGGCAGGGTCTCCTACCTGACCCAGACCACCCTGGCGGTGGACGAGACGGCCGGCGTGGTGGACGCGCTGCGCGACCGGTTCCCCGCGCTGCGCGGCCCCGACTCCGCCGACATCTGCTACGCCACCACCAACCGCCAGGAGGCGCTGGCCGCGATCGCCGCCGAGACCGACCTGGTGCTGGTGGTCGGCTCGGGCAACTCCTCCAACTCGGTGCGCCTGGTGGAGCTGGCCGAACGGCACGGCACCCCGGCCCGGCTGATCGACGGCCCCGCCGACATCCGCCCCGGCCGGCTGGCCGGGGTCTCCTCGATCGGCCTCACCGCCAGCGCGTCGGCACCGCCCGCACTGGTGGAGGAGGTCCTCTCCGCCCTGCGCGGCCTGGGCCCGCTCTCGGTGACCGAGCACGAGACCACCCGCGAGACCGTCCGGTTCACCCTGCCCTCCCCGGTCCGCCGCGGCTGA